The uncultured Devosia sp. sequence CTCGCGCGCCACCGCACCGGCACGGAGCTGCACCAGCCGCTCGCCATCGACGCGAATGATGGTCGATTCAACGCCGGCCTGGCAGGGACCACCGTTGAGCACCGGCACCTTGCCGGCAAAGCCCAGACGCACCTGATAGGCCGAGGTCGGCGACAGGCGGCCCGACGGGTTGGCCGAGGGCGCCGCCAAGGGTCGACCGACAGCGGCGATCAGCTCAAGCGCCACTGGATGATCGGGAATGCGGATGGCAACCGTATCGAGCCCGGCGGTTGCCACATCGGCGAGGCCATGGCCGGGCTTCTGTGGCAGGACCAGAGTCAGGCTGCTGGGCCAGAGGGTCGCGACCTTGCGGGCAAAGGGCGAGAACTGGGCGATGGTCTCGGCCATGGCGAGATCGGCGCAGTGGATGATCAGCGGATTGAACCGCGGGCGGCCCTTGGTCTCGTAGATCGACAGCACGGCATCGGCATCGGTCGCGTCGGCGCCCAGTCCATAGACCGTTTCGGTGGGGAAAGCGCATAGCCTGCCGGCACGCAGGATGGCGGCGGCTTCGGCAACGGTCTTGGGGTCGATTGCGGGCTGGTTCATGGCGGTTGTTTGACAATGACATCCCGGCGCGTCAAGACGGAAGGCAATCAAGTGGAGACTCACTGCGCGTGACCACGCTGCTCGTCAGCCAGCCCAGCTTTGCCGATCACGTCACACCGCAGGGTCATCCCGAGCGCGCCGACCGCATTCGTGCGGTCGAGGATGTGCTCAGCCAGTCGCGTTTCGACAAGCTGCTGCGCCGCAATGCGCCTTCGGGCGACCTCACCCTGGCCGAACTGGTGCATGACAGCCAGTATCTTGCCCGCCTGCGCGAGGCGCGGCCGGCAGAAGGCATTCGCCAGCTCGAAGCCGACACCTATATTTCGGGCAATTCGCTCAATGCGGTGACGCAGGGACTGGGCGGCGCGCTGATGGCGCTCGACGCCGTGCTGCTGGGCGAAGTGCACAATGCCTTTTGCGCCATTCGCCCGCCCGGCCACCACGCCGAGATCGCGACACCGATGGGCTTTTGCCTGATCAATACCGTGGCCGTGGTGGCGCGCGAAGCACAACGCAAGTATGGCGCCGAGCGGATCGCGATCATTGACTTCGACGTGCATCACGGCAATGGCACGCAGGACATCTTCAAGTCCGATCCGACAGTCTTCTATGCCTCGACGCACCAGTTTCCGCTCTATCCGGGCACCGGCCACCCGTCCGAGACCGGCGTGGGCAATGTGCTCAACGTGCCGCTTGAGACGGGCAGCGATGGCGTGGCGATGCGCGACGCCTATCTTACCCGCATCATCCCGGCGCTGCTGGATTTTTCACCCGACCTCATTCTGCTCTCGGCGGGCTTTGATGCCCATGAACGTGACCCCCTGGCGCAGCTCAACTGGCAGTCCTCGGACTTTTCCTGGCTCACCGGAAAGTTGATGGATGCCGCCGACCGCGCCTGTGGCAATCGCATTGTGTCGCTGCTCGAAGGTGGCTATGACCTCAAAGGCCTGGCGGGTGGTGCAAGCCACCACGTCGCCATGCTGATGGACGGCGCCGTTGGGCGTCTCGAAGAATAGGATGACCACGATGGCCGACAATGACGACGTGAAGACCCTCAGCTTTGAAGCCGCGCTTGCTCAGCTCGAGGAAATCGTCGGCAAGCTGGAATCCGGCCGTGCCCCGCTGGCTGAATCCATCGCCATCTATGAGCGCGGCGAAGCCCTCAAGGCGCATTGCGAGACGCTGTTGCGCACGGCAGAAGCCCGGATCGAAAAGATCACGCTGTCGCGCGATGGCCGTGCCACCGGAACCGAGCCGCTGGACGCCTGAGCCAATGGCGACTGCCTCGACGTCTCTTCGCAATTTCCGCATCGTGCTGTGGGCTCTAGTAGCCGTGGTCGCCATTGCCGCGACGGCACTAGTCATCTTCCGCCCCCCTGCCCGGCCGCTTGGCGTCACAGGGCAGGAGTTCGCGCTCAATTCGTCCAAGGGCGGCGCCTTCACGCAGGATGACCTGCGCGGAATACCGAGCCTGGTCTTTTTCGGCTTTACCTTCTGCCCCGATGTCTGCCCGACCACCCTGGCCGAAACCACGGCGATCCGCGCCGAACTGGGCCTGACGCCCGAGCAGTTGCGCATCATCTTCGTTTCGGTCGACCCGGAACGCGACACGCTGGACATGGTCAAGAGCTATGTCGAAGGCTTCGATCCGTCGATCATCGGCCTCGTCGGCCATGACCTGACGCAGACCGAGAACGCCAAGAAGGCGTTCGGTGTGTTCTCGGAAAAGGTCGAGAGCGAACCGGGCGATCCCTATTACACGGTCAACCACACGGCCCTCACTTTCCTGATCAAGGGCGACGGCAGCTTCCAGGGCACGATCGCCTATGAGGAAGACCACGACACCGCCCTCGCCAAGGTCAAGCGGCTGGTCGAGGGATGAGCGACCGCATCCGCCTCGATCTGGCGCTGGAACAGCGCGGCCTTGTGCCCAGCCGCGCCCGGGCTCGTGACGCCATCCTGCGCGGCACGGTGACGATCAATGGCGCGACTGCCGACAAGCCCAATCGCATGGTGGGGCGCGACGATGTTCTGGCGCTGAGCGATCCGGCGGCCAACTATGTCTCGCGCGCCGCGCTGAAACTGGTGGCCGGGCTCGATGCCGGCACAATCGATCCCAGCGGCAAGACCTGTCTCGACGTCGGCGCCTCGACTGGCGGCTTTACCCAGGTGCTGATGGAGCGCGGTGCACGCCGCATCTACGCTGTGGATGTCGGCCATGGCCAGTTCCATGACCGGCTCAAGGGCAGCGATCGCGTGGTCAGCATGGAAGGCGTGAACGCCCGCGAGCTGACCGACGCGGATATTCCCGAGCCAATCGATCTGCTGGTCTCAGACATCAGCTTCGTTTCGGTCACCAAGGTGCTCGATGCGCCGCTGGCGCTCTGTACGCCCGCGGCGGAAGCGGTGATCCTGTTCAAGCCGCAGTTCGAAGTGGGCCGCGAGAATGTCGGCAAGGGCGGGATCGTCAGCGCCGAGGCGGCGATTGCCCTGGCTTTGACAAATGTCATTGCCTTTGTCGAAGGACACGGCTTCAAGCATCGGGTCTCCGTGACCTCACCCATTGCCGGCGGCGATGGGAATGTGGAGACCGTTCTGGTGTTTGGCCGCTCGGCCTGAGTTTTTTTGCGTTTTTTTGAGTATTGGAGCCGGCATGACCGACGGCAATGACGACTATGTCTATGATGAAGTCACTGGCGAATGGCGCCCGGCATCCGAAGCCGCCGCTGCCAAAGCAGAGGCGACAGCCGTGGTCGTGGTGGATGCGGCAGGCACGGCGCTCGCCGATGGCGACTCTGTGGTCCTCATCAAGGACCTCAAGGTCAAGGGCGCGGGCCAGACGCTGAAGCAAGGTACGGTGATCAAGTCGATCCGGCTGACCGACAATCCCGAAGAAATCGACTGCCGTCACGACGCCATCAAGGGCCTCGTGCTGCGCACCGAGTTCGTGCGCAAGCGCTAGTTTCTATCGAAACCGACTGCGCCGTCCCTGCCCGTCTGGCCGCGATGGCGCAGCATGTGATCAGCCAGCACGAGTGCCATCATCGCCTCGCCTACCGGTACGGCGCGAATGCCGACGCAGGGGTCGTGGCGGCCCTTGGTGATGATGTCGGTATCCTCATTGCGCGTCGTCACCGTCTGGCGCGGCGTGATGATCGATGAGGTCGGCTTTACGGCAAAGCGGCAGACCACCGGGTCGCCATTGGAGATGCCGCCGAGAATGCCGCCGGCATGGTTGTCGAGGAAATAGGGCTTGTCCGGGCCGGCGCGCATCTGGTCGGCGTTTTCAACGCCGGTGAGACTAGCCGATTCAAAGCCGGCGCCGATTTCGACGCCCTTGACCGCATTGATGCTCATCATGGCCGAGGCGAGATCGGCGCTGAGCTTGCCATAGATCGGCGCGCCCCAGCCGGCCGGAACGCCTTCGGCGACCACTTCGATCACGGCGCCAACGGAATTGCCGTCCTTGCGGATGCCGTCGAGATAGTCTGCCCAGAGGGTCGCGGCCTTGGCATCGGCGCAGAAGAAGGGGTTCTGGTCGACCTGGTCCCAGTCGAAATTGTTGTAGTCGATCTTGTGCGGGCCGACCTGAACGAGGCTGGCGCGAATGGTGATGCCGGTCAGGACCTGGCGCGCAACGGCGCCGGCGGCGACGCGGGCTGCCGTCTCGCGGGCCGAGGTGCGGCCACCACCGCGATAGTCGCGGATGCCGTATTTCTGGTCATAGGTATAGTCGGCATGGCCGGGCCGATATTTGTCGCGGATGTCGGCATAGTCCTTGGAGCGCTGATCGGTGTTCTCGATCAGCAGCGAGATCGGCGTGCCGGTGGTGCGCGGGCCGCCGGTGCGCTCGTCCTCGAAGACGCCGGAGAGAATTTGCACCTCGTCGGCCTCGCGGCGCTGCGTGGTGTATTTGCTCTGGCCGGGCTTGCGGCGGTCGAGGTCCCGCTGGATCAATTCGGGGGTGAGGGTCAGGCCCGGCGGGCAACCATCGACCACCACGCCCAGCGCCGGTCCGTGGCTTTCACCCCAGGTGGTGAAGCGGAAAAGATGACCGAACGTATTGAACGACATGGCGCAGCCCCTTGGTTGAGGGCTTTCTAGGGAGCGGCGCGAGCAAGGTCAATCAAGCCAGTTCTCGACGCGCAGATTTGGCACGCGCGAGAATTCGCGGATGTTATCAGTGATGAGGGTGAAAGCTTGATGTCGCGCAGGGGCCCGATGTCGCTATCGTCAATGTCGAGCCAGTCCTCTTTTGTCAGCGGTTTCATCAGACGCAGGGTCTCAAGCAGCGAAGGTTTCGGCCTGTTTTGCTCAAGAATCGGCTCATGCGCCTCGAGCATGGACCTGATCCGGCCCTCCAGCAATGTTCACTCAGGTCCGCAACCGAGTTCGCGCAGCCTGGTATCGTAGAGGATCGCAGCGAAGCCTCGGTACATGGAGGTGACCATCAGCGTACGTTTTTCGCCGATTGGCCAGGTCATCTGCTCGAGCTCGGCACAGGCATCATTGGGCTTGCCAAAGAGGTCGGTAGCGGCAGCAACGGCCTTTTCCATGCCGAACATATCGCTTTCCAGATAGCCATTGAGGCTCACATAGCTGACCGTCGGATATTCGGCAGCACAGGGCTCAAGCTTTGCCTGGATGAAATTGATCCCGCTCAGGCCGATGACCTCGGACCGTGGCTCGTCGCTCCAGGACGGCACGACGAGATCGATGTCGCAGTCGGTTGCAAATGTGGTTTCATGCTTGCCGTATGGCTCGACCCAGGCCGTGAAGGCATCGGCGTCAGCCAGCGGTGGGGGATCGTCGCGCAGGCGTTCAAAGAAGACCTTCAGTTGCGCCTCATCCACCAGCTCGCTTTTCGGCGTCATGCTGCGCGTGCAATTGGCGTCAAGCGGATTGCGCGCATGGATTTCGAGCTGCGCCTCGGGCCTTTTGAAGTCGAGCGTCCACCACGAAACGCTGCGCCCGGGTTCGGGAAGAAAATGCGCGACCTTTACGCTGCTGCAGGTCGAATCCCGGAGCCCCAGCGTGTTTTCCAGGCCGATCAGGAAGCGATGGCGGTCGGCCAGGTTTTCGAACAGCAGGTCGATGATGACATTGGCTGGCACATCGGCTTGCCGATTGACGCTGACGGCCAAAATGCCGTCCACGATCGGCGGATCGGTGGCAAAGCCAGTTTCAGGATCGATCGGCGCGATCGAAGCCAGGTGGTCAACGGTCTTAGTGGTATCGGCCAGCATGCTGTCGATGTCGACGACAAGGTCCAGCAGGTGCTTGGCGTCGCTCTTGCCGAGCACACCATATTGCTCGACTAGGAAATCGGTATAATCGCTCGACTGCGCCCACACCGGAGCGCTGACAATCGTCAATGCGGTAGCGATACTCAGTCCGACGAGCAGGCGTTGCACAAGTGATCCTCCCCGCTTCAGACAGCTCCGGCGCGCAGCAATTCCATCTTGCCGGGCGTGAAATGCATGATCACGTCTTGGGGCGGCGCCCAGTTGATCACCTCAACAATCGGCGCACGCTCGATCAGGACGCGCAAGGTGCGCGCAATGCCGCCATGGGCGACGATCACGCTGGGCCCGTTCAGCACGCTGGCAAATTCGGACAGGCGGACCTCGACGTCGCGATAGTTCTCACCGGCTTCGGGCCGAAAATCCCAATAGGCTTCGGTGCGGCTGCCCGGCGCTTCAACAGCCATGGTCGCTGGCAATTCTTCGAACAGGCTGCCTTCCAGAACGCCGAAGGAGATTTCCATGAGGCGCACGTCGAACTTGATCTCGGGCAGATGCTGGTCGAAGCCGGCCCGAACGCGTTCCATGGTTTCACGCGTGCGACCAAGCGGTGAGGCATGCCACTCGAAAGCCTGCGGATCGAGGCCACGCGCGGCAAACAGCGCCGCCAGCGTCTTGCCATTGTCATTGGCCTGGCCGCGGCCCTTGTCGTTGAGCGGGATATCCTTGCGCCCCTGATAGCGGCGCTCGGCATTCCACGGCGTTTCACCATGCCGGATGAAGTAGATTTCGGGCCAAACCAGGCTTGTCATGTCTATTCCCGCGCCGCTGACCCGACGCGTCCTACGATTCTCGGGCGGCTCGAAAGCTACGGTTCCGATGGCGCCCCTGTTGAAACCGCGGACACCGTAAACAATTTTGACGGGCGCGCTACAGTCAAGTTGGGCAATCCGCCATGCCGTGGCCGGGTTTGTCGCGATGGCTGGAGTCGATGCCGCTCTTGTGGCACATGCTGATCAGGCTCCCACAGACCGCAGGTTTGCCATGACGCTTGCTGCTCCCGAGATCATTTCCCAGCTCACCGCGCTTCTGGGCACCGACGCCGTGATCGGCGAACCCGATCGGATGGGCAATTATCTCAAGGAGCCGCGCAAGCGCTTTCATCAGGGCGCTATGGCCGTCGCCCTGCCCGGCTCAGTCGAGCAGGTACAGGCCTTGCTGCGCTGGGCCAATCAGCACGATGTGGGCATCATTCCGCAGGGCGGCAATACGGGTCTGGTTGGGGCGCAGGTGCCGTTGCGGGGCGATGAAATCATCGTCAGCCTGGCCCGAATTGACCGGATACGCGCGGTCGATGTGGCTGCAGGCACCATGACCGCCGAAGCGGGCGTGATCCTCGAAAATGCCCACAAGGCAGCCGAAGCCGAGAATTCGATTTTTCCACTGTGGCTGGCGTCGCAGGGTTCGGCGCGCATTGGCGGCCTGCTGTCGTCCAATGCCGGCGGCGTCAATGTGCTGGCCTATGGCAATGCGCGCGAGCTGACCATGGGTGTCGAAGCCGTGCTGGCGGACGGACGGCTTTACCAGGGTCTCAATTCATTGAAAAAGGACAATACCGGCTACGATCTCAAGGATCTGCTGGTTGGGGCCGAGGGCACGCTGGGGATCATCACCGCTGCGACGCTCAAGATTTTTCCCAAGCCGGAAGATTACGAGACGGCTCTGGTCAATCTGGCCAGTCCCGAGGCGGCGCTGACCCTGTTCCAGCTGATGCGCGAGCGGATCGGTGGCCGGCTCAATGCCTTCGAGCTGGTTCCGGCTATCGGCCTCGACATGCAATTGCGGCATGGCATGCTGGATCGCGACCCGACTGCGGGGCCATCGCCCTGGCATGGGTTGATCGAAGTGTCACGCATGGCGGGTGGTGCGCCGGGCACGCTGCAGAGTGCCGTCGAAGCTGCCTTCGAGCAGGGCATGATAGATAATGCCGTGTTTGCCGAATCCCTGGCTGATCGCACCCGCATGTGGGCCTTCCGCGAGCAGATGAGCGAAGTGCAATCGAAAGAAGGTGCCTCGATCAAGCATGACGTGTCTGTGCCGATCGCTGCCGTGCCACGGTTGATTGCAGAAGGCACCACGGCCGCTGAGCGCCTGTTCCCCGGCATCCGCGCCGTGCCGTTCGGCCATATGGGCGATGGCAATATCCATTTCAATTTCAGCCAGCCGGCCGGGGTGGATGGCAAGACCTTCATGGCCGAAGCCGACGAGAAGATGCATGAGGCGATCTACGAAATCGTCCTGCGGCTGGGCGGTTCGGTTTCGGCCGAGCATGGTATCGGCCAGCTCAAGCGCGAATTGCTGGTGCAGGTGAAGGACCCTGTCGCACTCGAGATGATGCGGGCGATCAAGACGGCGCTGGACCCCAAGGGCATTCTTAATCCGGGGAAGATGCTGGGGTAACACGGGCGTAAGTCGGTCACATCGGCGTGCCGTCTTGCGCGCGTCACGGCAAGGTCCCATCTATGGACCATGCTGAAAGATATCCAATTTCTCGACGACGCCACGCGTCCGCCGGTGCAGAAGCTCGACGGGCTGACCGAGAGCCAGCGCGCGGCCGGCCATCACCTGCGCCAGATCCACGATCACCTGCGCGACAACATGTTAACGCTGGGCAAGATGATCGAGCGGGCCAATGCCGGCACGGTAACGCAGGCGGAGATCGCCGCCGAAACCGGCAATCTGGCCATGGTCGCCAATTATCGCCGCTTTGGTAACCTCTGCGGCCAGCACTGCCAGATCGTCAACACGCATCACACGATCGAGGACCATCACCTGTTTCCGGTGCTGGCGATGCAAGGACCCGCCTTCAAGGCCATCGCCGACCGGCTCACGGCGGAGCATGTCGTGGTGCATGAATTGCTCGAACGGCTGGTCGATGCGCTCAACGACATGGTCACCGAGCCGACGCCCGAGCGCTTCGAAAATGCCAAGACGGTCTATCACGCCCTCGAGCGCGTGCTGCTTTCCCACCTTGGCTGGGAAGAAGACGCCATGGGCGATGCCTTGGGCTATTTCGGGATCATGTGACCTAAAACAGGCTCATCTGACCGCCGGCCGCCTTCCTTGCCTTGGGTTCTGGCTTCAAGACTTCTGCCCGTTCGATCAGGCCCGGATCATCGTCACGTGCCGAATTGACCCGCGTCGAGACGGGGTGGAATTTCAGCACCCCATCCTCGAGTGGCAGGGCCATCTGCGCCGCCGTCCCCGCCCGCACGTCCCGCACATTGAGCCAGTCGTCCATCTCGTCACCGCGCAAGATGGCTGGCATGCGATGATGGATTTCGCTCAACTGCTGGTTGGTCGGAACAGTGATCGTGGCGACGCTGTCGATCTCCTCGCCGTTCGGTCCCATCCAGCTGGTATAGAGCCCGGCCAGGGCCATGGGGGCGCCGTCTTCCATGGTGATGTAATAGGGTTGCTTGGACTTGTCCGGATTGGTGTGCCATTCGTAATAGCCGCTGGCAGGGACAATGCATCGGCCATGCTTGAGCGCATCGCGGAAGGCCGGCTTTTCTTCCATGGTCTCGACGCGGGCATTGACCAGCAGCGGAAATTCACGCGGATCCTTGACCCAGCCCGGCACCAGGCCCCAGCGCGCGAAATGGGCTTCGCGCATGCCATGGGCTTCCCAGATGGCGACTATCGGCTGCGTCGGCGCGATATTGAAGCGCGGCACCATGTCGATGCTCTTGAGCAGCTTGAACAGCTCCATCATCTGCTCGGGCGGCAGCGTCGAAGCGTAGCGTCCGCACATATCGTAACTCCTCGATCAAGAATCTACAGCTAGTCTGTCAGCCAGCGAATCGCAAATGAGCCTGATGTGACCGAGCCCCTGCCCAATGCTGCCAGTGTTGCCATCGTCCGCGAGGGCAAGGTGCTGCTGATCAAGCGCGCCCATGCCCCCTATCAGCACTTGTGGACCCTGCCGGGCGGGCGGCTTGAGCCGGGCGAGACGATCGAGCAATGCGCCATCCGCGAAATCCAGGAAGAGGTTGCGCTGACCATCCGCAATCCGCGGCCCGTGCTGACCCAGGCGCTGGGCAAGGACGGCACATTCATGCTGGCGGTGTTTGCCACCCGCGATTTCTCCGGGCAGATCCGGCCGTCCGACGAGGTCTCGGACCACAAGTGGATGGACCCGTCGGCCCTGCCTGCACTGCGCACCACCAGCCGGCTCGATGACGTGTTGGAGAGGGCCTTCGCGGTCCTTGGGCAAAGCTGATAGAGAGCGGGCATGAAGCGGTTTTTCGCCATCCTGACCATTCTCGCGCTGGGCATTGGCCCGAGTCTCGCCATCGATCCGCTTTACCAGCGACAGATGGAGCGGCTGGCCGAGATCATGGGCAGCCTTTATTTTCTGCAGCCGCTTTGCCAGGCCGGCACGGAAGACTGGCGCCAGCAGATGTCGGAGCTGATCGAGCTGGACGAGCCCGACGAAGACCGCCGCCAGCGGCTCACCGGCGCCTTCAATGTTGGCTACACGGCCTATTCGCGCTTCCACCATGCCTGCACGCCTGCCGCGCGCGAAGCGCTGGCGCGACTGCTGGTCGAGGCGGAGAAGACGGCGCGCGACATTCACACGCGCTTCGCCGAATAGGCTTAACGGGGGTTAAAGCCCGGGTAACAATCGCGAATAAGTCGTTAACCCTCGGGTAACTTCTCCCGCGCGCCGCGGGCTTTCGCGTGTTAGTCCCTCCGGCATGACCACGAGTAAATCCATGTTTGCGTCCGCCTCCGGGCAGGCCGTCTTCGATCTGGACCAGGGCGAGCGCCAGCTTGCGCTGGAATATCTGGCCGAGGCTTGGAATGTCGCCGAGGATGATGGCGTGCAAAGCGCCGCCCTCGCCCATGCTTCGCTGTTTGCCGCGCTCGCCACTTTCGTCAAGATGCATGGCGACGAGGCCACGGCCGATCTCATGGAATTGCTGCCCGATCGTATCCGCTCCGGCGAATACAACCTGGAAAAGGTTCTCCAATAGGAGCGTTTTCAGCAAAAGTGGCCACGGTTTTTCGGTTCGAAAACGCGACCACCAAAGAATAGGCTGACCGACCTCCATCGGTTCCCATGCATGGGGCGGCGGCTGAACAAGCCGCTGCCCTGTTTTCTTTCCAGGCGCATTCATAGTTCTTCAG is a genomic window containing:
- a CDS encoding hemerythrin domain-containing protein gives rise to the protein MLKDIQFLDDATRPPVQKLDGLTESQRAAGHHLRQIHDHLRDNMLTLGKMIERANAGTVTQAEIAAETGNLAMVANYRRFGNLCGQHCQIVNTHHTIEDHHLFPVLAMQGPAFKAIADRLTAEHVVVHELLERLVDALNDMVTEPTPERFENAKTVYHALERVLLSHLGWEEDAMGDALGYFGIM
- a CDS encoding FAD-binding oxidoreductase, with the protein product MTLAAPEIISQLTALLGTDAVIGEPDRMGNYLKEPRKRFHQGAMAVALPGSVEQVQALLRWANQHDVGIIPQGGNTGLVGAQVPLRGDEIIVSLARIDRIRAVDVAAGTMTAEAGVILENAHKAAEAENSIFPLWLASQGSARIGGLLSSNAGGVNVLAYGNARELTMGVEAVLADGRLYQGLNSLKKDNTGYDLKDLLVGAEGTLGIITAATLKIFPKPEDYETALVNLASPEAALTLFQLMRERIGGRLNAFELVPAIGLDMQLRHGMLDRDPTAGPSPWHGLIEVSRMAGGAPGTLQSAVEAAFEQGMIDNAVFAESLADRTRMWAFREQMSEVQSKEGASIKHDVSVPIAAVPRLIAEGTTAAERLFPGIRAVPFGHMGDGNIHFNFSQPAGVDGKTFMAEADEKMHEAIYEIVLRLGGSVSAEHGIGQLKRELLVQVKDPVALEMMRAIKTALDPKGILNPGKMLG
- the aroC gene encoding chorismate synthase gives rise to the protein MSFNTFGHLFRFTTWGESHGPALGVVVDGCPPGLTLTPELIQRDLDRRKPGQSKYTTQRREADEVQILSGVFEDERTGGPRTTGTPISLLIENTDQRSKDYADIRDKYRPGHADYTYDQKYGIRDYRGGGRTSARETAARVAAGAVARQVLTGITIRASLVQVGPHKIDYNNFDWDQVDQNPFFCADAKAATLWADYLDGIRKDGNSVGAVIEVVAEGVPAGWGAPIYGKLSADLASAMMSINAVKGVEIGAGFESASLTGVENADQMRAGPDKPYFLDNHAGGILGGISNGDPVVCRFAVKPTSSIITPRQTVTTRNEDTDIITKGRHDPCVGIRAVPVGEAMMALVLADHMLRHRGQTGRDGAVGFDRN
- a CDS encoding TlyA family RNA methyltransferase, translated to MSDRIRLDLALEQRGLVPSRARARDAILRGTVTINGATADKPNRMVGRDDVLALSDPAANYVSRAALKLVAGLDAGTIDPSGKTCLDVGASTGGFTQVLMERGARRIYAVDVGHGQFHDRLKGSDRVVSMEGVNARELTDADIPEPIDLLVSDISFVSVTKVLDAPLALCTPAAEAVILFKPQFEVGRENVGKGGIVSAEAAIALALTNVIAFVEGHGFKHRVSVTSPIAGGDGNVETVLVFGRSA
- a CDS encoding L-threonylcarbamoyladenylate synthase; this encodes MNQPAIDPKTVAEAAAILRAGRLCAFPTETVYGLGADATDADAVLSIYETKGRPRFNPLIIHCADLAMAETIAQFSPFARKVATLWPSSLTLVLPQKPGHGLADVATAGLDTVAIRIPDHPVALELIAAVGRPLAAPSANPSGRLSPTSAYQVRLGFAGKVPVLNGGPCQAGVESTIIRVDGERLVQLRAGAVAREEVERLLGVKVEVAEKHATIAAPGMLASHYAPNALMRLEAEPQPGEAYLAFGRTPDFAGPTRNLSASGDLHEAARNLFSMLHELDATGARMIAVAPIPDHGLGEAINDRLQRAAAPRP
- a CDS encoding SCO family protein, whose translation is MATASTSLRNFRIVLWALVAVVAIAATALVIFRPPARPLGVTGQEFALNSSKGGAFTQDDLRGIPSLVFFGFTFCPDVCPTTLAETTAIRAELGLTPEQLRIIFVSVDPERDTLDMVKSYVEGFDPSIIGLVGHDLTQTENAKKAFGVFSEKVESEPGDPYYTVNHTALTFLIKGDGSFQGTIAYEEDHDTALAKVKRLVEG
- a CDS encoding SOS response-associated peptidase, with translation MCGRYASTLPPEQMMELFKLLKSIDMVPRFNIAPTQPIVAIWEAHGMREAHFARWGLVPGWVKDPREFPLLVNARVETMEEKPAFRDALKHGRCIVPASGYYEWHTNPDKSKQPYYITMEDGAPMALAGLYTSWMGPNGEEIDSVATITVPTNQQLSEIHHRMPAILRGDEMDDWLNVRDVRAGTAAQMALPLEDGVLKFHPVSTRVNSARDDDPGLIERAEVLKPEPKARKAAGGQMSLF
- a CDS encoding NUDIX domain-containing protein; translated protein: MTEPLPNAASVAIVREGKVLLIKRAHAPYQHLWTLPGGRLEPGETIEQCAIREIQEEVALTIRNPRPVLTQALGKDGTFMLAVFATRDFSGQIRPSDEVSDHKWMDPSALPALRTTSRLDDVLERAFAVLGQS
- a CDS encoding histone deacetylase family protein, which encodes MTTLLVSQPSFADHVTPQGHPERADRIRAVEDVLSQSRFDKLLRRNAPSGDLTLAELVHDSQYLARLREARPAEGIRQLEADTYISGNSLNAVTQGLGGALMALDAVLLGEVHNAFCAIRPPGHHAEIATPMGFCLINTVAVVAREAQRKYGAERIAIIDFDVHHGNGTQDIFKSDPTVFYASTHQFPLYPGTGHPSETGVGNVLNVPLETGSDGVAMRDAYLTRIIPALLDFSPDLILLSAGFDAHERDPLAQLNWQSSDFSWLTGKLMDAADRACGNRIVSLLEGGYDLKGLAGGASHHVAMLMDGAVGRLEE
- a CDS encoding histidine phosphatase family protein, with translation MTSLVWPEIYFIRHGETPWNAERRYQGRKDIPLNDKGRGQANDNGKTLAALFAARGLDPQAFEWHASPLGRTRETMERVRAGFDQHLPEIKFDVRLMEISFGVLEGSLFEELPATMAVEAPGSRTEAYWDFRPEAGENYRDVEVRLSEFASVLNGPSVIVAHGGIARTLRVLIERAPIVEVINWAPPQDVIMHFTPGKMELLRAGAV
- a CDS encoding TIGR02301 family protein, which translates into the protein MKRFFAILTILALGIGPSLAIDPLYQRQMERLAEIMGSLYFLQPLCQAGTEDWRQQMSELIELDEPDEDRRQRLTGAFNVGYTAYSRFHHACTPAAREALARLLVEAEKTARDIHTRFAE
- a CDS encoding exodeoxyribonuclease VII small subunit produces the protein MADNDDVKTLSFEAALAQLEEIVGKLESGRAPLAESIAIYERGEALKAHCETLLRTAEARIEKITLSRDGRATGTEPLDA
- a CDS encoding alkylphosphonate utilization protein codes for the protein MTDGNDDYVYDEVTGEWRPASEAAAAKAEATAVVVVDAAGTALADGDSVVLIKDLKVKGAGQTLKQGTVIKSIRLTDNPEEIDCRHDAIKGLVLRTEFVRKR